The Pyrus communis chromosome 12, drPyrComm1.1, whole genome shotgun sequence genomic sequence AGTGACATTAACACTTAAAGGTGAGggagtttctttttcttcctattttctattttattcttAACTATTCACTCTTGGGCtttttgataactatttcatttTCAGTTTCTGTTTTCACTTTTATGAAATCTGAAAACTCATTCGATAActgcttttagttttcaaaaagaaaaaaagaaaaaaaaaaaaactaaaaactgaaaactgatAGCCAAAAAGTGAAACTCAAACATATAAGACACAATACGAGCTAAGATCCAAAGCATAGAACTTTCCTTCTAATGCTACATGTTGATTAGGCCAAGCCAGAACCAACTAAATGGTGGCAAGCACTCAAATCTAGTCAATGAAAACCAGAGGTAAATTCTCTGCAGAAACTTCAGGTAAGATATTTTTTTTGCCTCTTAAGTATAATTTTGCTTCCCTTTCAGTGTCTGCACTGCTTGCTAAAACATGTCCACCACCTTCTATTCATCTTATATCTTTCTATACGGGTATGAAGAGTTAGAAATATAATTCCAAATAAAGTAAGGGGAAGGGAGGGAACTTCATCCAGAAACGAGACTGTCATGCCAAGCAATCTTCCtttaaatgattaaaggatATAGCCATAAATCcacccaaaaaaatatttaataaaaatcatacaaaaagaTGTCAAAACAGAAGATGCCAAGACGAGATTCTGGAATTGTGAGAATTACCTCGAAGACAACAGCTCCAAGAGCAACCCATCTGACAATGGTCCAGTGAGCTTTCAGAAATGCATATATCATCTCAAAATCTCCACTTGAATCCGTTGGTATTTCCTAAAGAGAAACTTATGACACTGATTAGATAGCCAATCATACCATtacaatttaaatttcaaaacatCAGTTGATACAACACTTACATCTTCCCAGCTTTTGTCAAAGAATATAAAGGCGGCAGCTCCCAGCTCTACCAAGATCAAAAGGATCACCAGGACCGAATACTATGCTGACTTAAGGACCCcattttgttaaatttaaaaccaaaatgaagAAAGCATAGGTGCATGCACATTCATGTTTTAGTATGACAGGCATACTATTATCACATAACAGATATGCTATGACACTATTATCAGAGATACTTTTAGACAAGAAGAATTGAGTAATTAGGATACACAACTCAGGCAGCAGCCATTCCGTGTCATTGCACCCACGCAACCAAAACAAGAGATGATAAATATAATCGCTCCAATGCCAATAAACAAGTATATGAACCTGAAAAAGAATACGGTGTAAAAAATTggaggaaaaaagaaagaagaaatagCAGCTTGAACTCAACATGTAAAACAAACAATATGAGTGTAATCCTTAACGGGTCTTTATaattaatatacatatatacatatatatatatatgcaaataaaTTCATTAATATGGGATTATGGATTGATCTAGCATACGTAAGGCATAGGTTCCTTCAAGAAAAGTGCAAGCATAGGGAAAAAACGTAAAACAATGATTGTAAAAGATAATATGGGAAactcagaaaaataaaatggagaACTTAATGCAATAAAAGTCAGCTCAATCTTCACTGTGCATCAGCTAACTTAGTGATAAGAACATCGCTTCCAGAAATAGTTGGGGTTGGCACTGAATAGTTGATTAGATCTAGCCTTTTAGATCAATTAGATTTATCAAGTAGAATCATCAGAAGGTCCTAAAAATTTACTTCAATGCTCTAGAGATGCCAACCAGCAACCGATTACTATATTGATGGGACCTCAACCCTTCATTATACAACTTGAACTATTAAAGAATGCAAATCACATACAAAACAGAAGACTGATGGTACAAGTTACCTGTAGACGAAAAGAGGGTAGAATTTTGTGGGGTTACTGCAGAATGACTGTCTTGTGGATAGTTTGTGGAAAGGATAGGAGGTTATTTACTATTGgcgagtggtggtggtggagtttTGGGAGAGAGTGAGGTTCCTAACGTCATTTTGGTGATTGGTTTAAATAGAAATTAGGAAGCCATGTCGATCCAGAAATGCAGTAAGCCCTTGCAGAATGTCCAAGATTTTGTGTACATCTAAATTTTACTCAGACAAAAGCTAAGTTTCTAAATTAAACATTCATTTCACATCCAAACTCTTCTTTAGATAATAGGATAGCTAATTTAGTGTAAATTTCAGTTGTTTTaaaggaggagaaaaaaaaagaaaaaggaaggaaatgATTTCATTCCTAAGAATTTCGatcattttctttatctttctaTTTGTCTAAAATCACATAAGGGATACAACACctgatgaaaaataaaaatattaatcaaatgCAAGAAGGTAAGTCTAACACAAGAATACTTGTTACTTCTTATCTGTTTACAGCCAcatcaaatatcaaaataaaCAACAGATTTCCTCAATCAGaataaaataaatgtgtaaCTAGCTATAACTCAAAAGTCAAAAAACAATTTTAGTGAATTAGGTAGTAGACATACCAAGCTTTTGGCAAATTATCAAAGGTACTAGTTGAAAGAGACACAGTCATGAGCAAAGGTCGGCTCAACTGTACCAAATCATGATCGTCGCCTACAGCTGAAGACATAACGGTTGAGTCCGAAGCTCTCAAGTATTCGACCAGCAAGTAGATCCCATAGCCCACCATGGCCAGCCCCACAAGGGTCAAAACAAAGTTCAACAGCTTTAACAGGCACTCCAAGCACCCCCTGCAGGCCATCCTCAACAACTTCTTCGACCCCTTCAATTTCCGAATTCAAATCAAATGGGTCTCTTCTATTTTATCACTTAGCCGACTACCTTCGACAAAAGACCCACATTTGGCCCGAAGATCAGTAACTCAATCACACAGTTTTGATTACTAACTACCACAAGTTCGCAATTAATTCCATAATTCACACATCGAGTTGTGTTTGGTTGcttagaaagtgtagaaaaacTACACATATAAACCATCTCTCCAACATTATGCATTTTCTAAGATCAGGGTAATAAATcaacttaaattatttttaaaaaatagaaaaccaaAACTATCTATGCAATTCAGCTCAAGCTCATCAAAAAATTCCAGTCTTTCCTAGATACGTAATCACCTCAATTTCCCAACCTATTCAACTAtctaattttttcaaaaactgaaattttaaCCCATCCAGACTAGCAAAATATCAGATTtaatacgaaaaaaaaaaacaaaaaaaaaccaaaagaataGTTTCATGATGGTTTGGAAATCTTAAAGAGATCAAAATATGAGCAGAAATCGAAAGACTTACAGATTTAGAAGTCACGAGTACGAGGAGCTTGTCGGGTTTCGAGCTTCTTCGGATTCTGATATCAGCcacagaggaagaggaagaggaacagAGACGATCTCAGCCAAAGGAGGAAGGGCGGTGAGGTTGTtggttttttattgttttttttttcttctaaatgcCAGCTGgcgtttttttatttgtaccccACACCTCCCCATTTGTGCTG encodes the following:
- the LOC137711235 gene encoding tobamovirus multiplication protein 2A-like, encoding MACRGCLECLLKLLNFVLTLVGLAMVGYGIYLLVEYLRASDSTVMSSAVGDDHDLVQLSRPLLMTVSLSTSTFDNLPKAWFIYLFIGIGAIIFIISCFGCVGAMTRNGCCLSCYSVLVILLILVELGAAAFIFFDKSWEDEIPTDSSGDFEMIYAFLKAHWTIVRWVALGAVVFEALLFLLALVVRAANRPAEYDSDDELIAPRQQIRQPLIANRQAVPATGAPVAGALDQRPPNRNDAWSTRMREKYGLNTAEFTYNPSESQSQVSAQPQEERSRCIIM